The following are encoded together in the Equus quagga isolate Etosha38 chromosome 1, UCLA_HA_Equagga_1.0, whole genome shotgun sequence genome:
- the LHX3 gene encoding LIM/homeobox protein Lhx3, with translation MLLEMELQRDRDGPGAPAAAAVCTFRGTREIPLCAGCDQHILDRFILKALDRHWHSKCLKCSDCHTPLAERCFSRGESVYCKDDFFKRFGTKCAACQLGIPPTQVVRRAQDFVYHLHCFACVVCKRQLATGDEFYLMEDSRLVCKADYETAKQREAEATAKRPRTTITAKQLETLKSAYNTSPKPARHVREQLSSETGLDMRVVQVWFQNRRAKEKRLKKDAGRQRWGQYFRSMKRARGGSKSDKDSVQEEGQDSDAEVSFTEEPSMAEMGPANGLYGSLGEPTPALGRPTGAPGSFPLEHGGLAGPEQYRELRPGSPYGVPPSPAALQSLPGPQPLLSSLVYPDASLGLVPTGAPSGPPPMRVLAGNGPSSDLSTGSSGGYPDFPASPASWLDEVDHAQF, from the exons AGATCCCACTGTGTGCCGGCTGCGACCAGCACATCCTGGACCGCTTCATCCTCAAGGCTCTGGACCGCCACTGGCACAGCAAGTGTCTCAAATGCAGCGACTGTCACACACCGCTGGCCGAGCGCTGCTTCAGCCGCGGGGAGAGCGTCTACTGCAAGGACGACTTCTTCAA GCGCTTCGGGACCAAGTGCGCCGCGTGCCAGCTGGGCATCCCGCCCACGCAGGTGGTGCGCCGCGCCCAGGACTTCGTGTACCACCTGCACTGCTTCGCCTGCGTCGTGTGCAAGCGGCAGCTGGCCACGGGCGACGAGTTCTACCTCATGGAGGACAGCCGGCTAGTGTGCAAGGCGGACTACGAGACGGCCAAGCAGCGAG AGGCCGAGGCCACGGCCAAGCGGCCGCGCACGACCATCACGGCCAAGCAGCTGGAGACGCTCAAGAGCGCCTACAACACGTCGCCGAAGCCGGCGCGCCACGTGCGCGAGCAGCTCTCCTCCGAGACCGGCCTGGACATGCGCGTCGTGCAG gtgTGGTTCCAGAACCGCCGCGCCAAGGAAAAGAGGCTCAAGAAGGACGCGGGCCGGCAGCGCTGGGGCCAGTATTTCCGCAGCATGAAGCGCGCCCGCGGCGGCTCCAAGTCAGACAAGGACAGCGttcaggaggaggggcaggacagCGACGCCGAGGTCTCCTTCACGG AAGAACCCTCCATGGCCGAAATGGGCCCTGCCAACGGCCTCTACGGCAGCCTGGGGGAGCCCACCCCCGCCTTGGGCCGTCCCACGGGAGCCCCAGGCAGCTTCCCGCTGGAGCACGGGGGCTTGGCCGGCCCGGAGCAGTATCGGGAGCTGCGCCCCGGCAGCCCCTACGGCGTCCCCCCCTCCCCGGCTGCCCTGCAGAGCcttcctggcccccagcccctcctctccagctTGGTGTACCCAGATGCCAGCTTGGGCCTTGTGCCCACGGGAGCCCCGAGTGGGCCCCCGCCCATGAGGGTGCTGGCAGGGAACGGACCCAGCTCTGACCTGTCCACAGGGAGCAGCGGGGGCTACCCCGACTTCCCTGCCAGCCCCGCCTCCTGGCTGGACGAGGTGGACCACGCTCAGTTCTGA